A genomic region of Oryza glaberrima chromosome 1, OglaRS2, whole genome shotgun sequence contains the following coding sequences:
- the LOC127760088 gene encoding TPR repeat-containing thioredoxin TTL1-like — MSEADRIRVRAAALALDGGGGGAVRDKPDAKADVFADLGSPVSPLRARASVATSSSSSSGSAKSPAPSNAGALALAGGRSHSGELTAESTPPRLPGHRRCGSGPLIFSGGSSGGSGGGGGDRGSTASSPMTNALPAGNICPSGRVPVAAAAPPPPRSRPDVLGSGTGNYGHGSIMRGGGGMAPARSSIDSSSFLGHAPRSPATFPAASSASSGSLQDVTRLGNEWYKKGKHAEALRHYDRAVALCPESAACRGNRAAALAGLGRLADALRDCEEAVRLDPANGRAHSRLAGLCLRLGMISKARRHLTQAGHLHQSDPSEWEKLQEVEMHQGRSIDARKVGDWKSALREADAAIAAGADSSRLLLAIRSEALLRLHKLEEADSTLASLLKLDIVLLYRMGANPSGMLAESYVSIVRAQVDMALGRFDAAVEAAENARFIDPGNAEVGMILNNVKLVAKARAQGNELYKAAKFSDASIAYSEGLKYEPSNPVLYCNRAACWGKLERWEKAVDDCNEALRIQPNYTKALLRRASSYAKLERWADCVRDYEVLRKELPADTEVAEALFHAQVALKTTRGENVSNMKFGGEVEMVTSVEQLRAAIGSPGVSVVYFMSIMNQQCTQITPSVNSLCSECPSLNFLKVNVEDSPMVAKAENVRIVPTFKIYKDGVKVKEMICPSLHVLRYSVRHYAVSSS; from the exons ATGTCGGAGGCGGACCGGATACgggtgcgcgcggcggcgctggcgctggacggcggcggcggcggcgcggtgcgggaCAAGCCGGACGCGAAGGCGGACGTGTTCGCCGATCTTGGCTCGCCGGTGTCCCCGCTGCGGGCGCGGGCGAGCgtggcgacgtcgtcgtcgtcgtcgtccgggtCGGCgaagtcgccggcgccgtcgaatGCCggggcgctggcgctggcgggCGGGAGGAGCCACTCCGGCGAGCTGACGGCGGAGAGCACGCCCCCGCGGCTGCCCGGGCACCGGCGGTGCGGATCTGGCCCGTTGATATTCTCCGGTgggagcagcggcgggagcggcggcggcggcggggaccgcGGGAGCACGGCGAGCTCGCCGATGACTAATGCGCTCCCCGCAGGTAACATCTGCCCGTCCGGGCGCGTCCccgtcgcggcggccgcgccgcccccgccgcgctcCCGCCCGGACGTGCTCGGATCCGGCACCGGCAACTACGGCCACGGGAGCAtcatgcgcggcggcggcggcatggcccCCGCGAGGAGCAGCATTGACTCCTCGTCGTTTCTTGGACACGCTCCGAGATCTCCGGCGACCTtcccggcggcgtcgtcggcgagcaGCGGGAGCCTCCAGGATGTGACCCGCCTGGGCAACGAGTGGTACAAGAAGGGCAAGCACGCCGAGGCGCTGCGGCACTACGACCGCGCCGTGGCCCTCTGCCCCGAGAGCGCCGCGTGCCGCGGgaaccgcgccgccgcgctcgccggcctcggccgcctcgccgacgcGCTCCGCGACTGCGAGGAGGCCGTCCGCCTCGATCCGGCCAACGGCCGCGCCCAcagccgcctcgccggcctctgCCTCCG GTTGGGGATGATTAGCAAGGCGAGGAGGCACTTAACGCAGGCTGGGCATCTCCATCAATCTGATCCTTCGGAGTGGGAGAAGCTGCAGGAGGTGGAGATGCATCAGGGAAGAAGCATAGATGCCAGGAAAGTCGGGGATTGGAAGAGCGCGCTGAGGGAAGCTGATGCTGCCATTGCTGCTGGAGCTGACTCCTCTCGGCTG CTTCTTGCGATAAGGTCAGAAGCACTTCTCCGTCTCCACAAGTTGGAGGAGGCTGACTCGACTCTTGCAAGTTTGCTGAAATTGGACATCGTGTTGCTGTATCGGATGGGAGCCAACCCGTCAGGCATGCTAGCTGAGTCATATGTCTCTATTGTCCGAGCCCAAGTCGACATGGCATTGGGAAG GTTTGATGCTGCTGTGGAGGCAGCTGAGAATGCTAGATTTATTGATCCTGGAAATGCGGAAGTTGGAATGATTCTAAATAATGTCAAATTAGTTGCAAAGGCTCGAGCCCAAGGAAATGAGCTCTATAAAGCTGCCAAGTTTTCTGATGCATCTATAGCATATAGTGAAGGGCTCAAATATGAGCCCTCAAATCCAGTGCTCTATTGCAATCGAGCAGCATGCTGGGGGAAGCTAGAGCGGTGGGAAAAGGCTGTTGATGACTGTAACGAAGCATTAAGAATACAACCTAATTACACAAAGGCGCTTTTAAGGCGAGCTTCATCCTATGCCAAG CTCGAGCGTTGGGCTGATTGTGTGCGGGACTATGAGGTGCTTCGTAAAGAGCTTCCTGCTGATACAGAGGTTGCAGAAGCACTGTTCCATGCTCAAGTTGCATTGAAGACAACTCGTGGTGAGAATGTATCGAATATGAAATTTGGAGGAGAGGTTGAGATGGTAACCAGTGTAGAACAACTCCGTGCTGCCATAGGATCACCAG GGGTGTCTGTTGTTTACTTCATGTCAATCATGAATCAGCAGTGCACACAAATTACACCTTCGGTGAACTCCCTTTGCAGCGAATGCCCCTCGCTGAATTTCCTAAAG GTAAATGTTGAAGATAGCCCTATGGTCGCGAAGGCGGAGAACGTGCGGATAGTCCCAACATTCAAGATATACAAAGATGGGGTGAAGGTGAAGGAAATGATCTGCCCAAGCTTGCATGTTCTGCGCTACTCAGTAAGGCACTATGCCGTATCTAGTTCTTGA
- the LOC127759912 gene encoding uncharacterized protein LOC127759912 — translation MGGQGSGVGVLQRQAAGERRNRPATGGKESPPQPPEVRAEGRWADNNERRLEGIFPLLVLLVPLLFRRGPGRNPKWGRVSFSVRASAAPAPATGCDAAGDGGWGWRRPPCRRSCGTNTLTASSGDAFPSPANSCSHLLRSCLERRAATSSCSPSPSCRLITAPHGGRGERGLWRLMSKREACLPSGSEGPSSPQPMTPCRPPHLIEASSSSAKVACRRQRSSDVLRSGHGVLHFAVTYMCS, via the exons ATGGGCGGCCAAGggagcggcgtcggcgtcctccaGCGGCAGGCAGCGGGAGAACGGCGAAATCGGCCAGCGACGGGTGGAAAggagtcgccgccgcagccgccggaggTCAGAGCCGAGGGGAGGTGGGCGGACAACAACGAGCGACGCCTCGAGGGTATCTTtcctcttcttgttcttcttgttCCTCTTCTTTTCCGGCGTGGCCCCGGCCGGAACCCCAAATGGGGGCGCGTCTCATTCTCCGTCCGCgcgtccgccgcgccggcgccggcgacagggTGTGATGCCGCGGGGGAtgggggatggggatggaggcGGCCGCCGTGCCGGAGGAGCTGCGGCACAAACACTCTGACGGCAAGCAGTGGCGATGCTTTCCCATCTCCTGCAAACTCGTGTTCTCATTTACTCAGATCCTGTCTGGAAaggagggcggcgacgagcagctGTAGCCCCTCACCCAGTTGTCGGCTCATCACAGCCCCACACGGTGGCCGGGGAGAAAGAGGATTGTGGAGGCTGATGTCCAAGAGAGAGGCATGCCTGCCTTCTGGATCCGAAGGCCCATCCTCTCCCCAGCCGATGACGCCATGCCGGCCTCCTCATTTGATTGAGgcatcctcatcatcagccAAAGTGGCTTGCAGAAGGCAGCGAAGTTCAGATG TGCTTCGATCGGGTCATGGTGTGCTCCACTTCGCAGTAACATATATGTGTTCCTGA
- the LOC127786142 gene encoding zinc finger CCCH domain-containing protein 8 isoform X1: protein MSDPFYPHGHGGAAGGEGAAAAGYSSYEVDLIAARYGGRPLANPSSAAADLDARLAGARRSMGVLYHQPIMGSHSTVEQIEALYSSNTMTKRPRLESSLPIYPQRPGEKDCAFYMMTRTCKFGGSCKFDHPQWVPEGGIPNWKEQAANVEESYPEQQGEPDCPFFMKTGKCKFGSKCKFNHPKEKVNALASGKTNDKHLIADSSILPVRPSEPLCSFYAKTGKCKFRAMCKFNHPKDIEIPSSQNEPKSAVTVEGETDIGSAADSVSAKMQTPVAAAQEFNSKGLPMRPGEVDCPFYMKMGSCKFGSTCRFNHPDRLVLNFPLPLGQTILPTPESMLLNSSANFMQGFDFHAAHMPVGPGPVTYPQRPGATVCDFYMKTGFCKFADRCKFHHPIDRSAPDPSANWEPAEESVQLTLAGLPRREDAVVCAFYMKTGVCKFGMQCKFDHPPPQEAIAKVSNSGS, encoded by the exons ATGTCGGACCCCTTCTACCcgcacggccacggcggcgccgcgggcggcgagggcgcggccgcggcggggtaCTCGTCCTACGAGGTCGACCTCATCGCGGCCCGCTACGGCGGCCGCCCGCTCGCCAACCcttcctcggccgccgccgacctcgacgCGCGGCTGGCCGGTGCGAGGCGATCCATGGGAG TTCTCTATCATCAGCCAATTATGGGAAGCCATAGTACTGTTGAACAGATTGAGGCTTTGTATTCTTCAAATACTATGACCAAACGCCCTAGGCTTGAAAGCAGCCTTCCTATATATCCACAGCGACCGGGGGAAAAGGACTGTGCCTTCTATATGATGACCCGAACCTGTAAATTCGGAGGTTCCTGCAAATTTGACCATCCACAATGGGTTCCAGAGGGTGGGATTCCAAATTGGAAAGAG CAGGCTGCAAATGTTGAAGAATCCTATCCAGAACAACAAGGGGAACCAGATTGTCCT TTTTTTATGAAGACTGGTAAATGCAAGTTTGGATCGAAATGCAAGTTCAATCATCCAAAGGAAAAGGTTAATGCATTAGCGTCTGGAAAAACCAATGAT AAGCATCTAATTGCTGATAGTTCTATCTTACCAGTGAGGCCTTCTGAGCCACTTTGTTCT TTTTATGCAAAAACAGGCAAATGCAAATTTCGTGCAATGTGTAAGTTCAATCATCCCAAGGATATTGAAATACCTTCAAGTCAAAATGAACCCAAAAGTGCAGTGACTGTTGAAGGAGAAACGGATATTGGTTCAGCAGCTGATTCAGTTTCAGCGAAGATGCAAACTCCAGTTGCTGCTGCGCAAGAGTTTAACTCTAAAGGGCTGCCTATGAGACCA GGTGAAGTTGATTGTCCTTTTTACATGAAGATGGGCAG TTGCAAGTTCGGTTCTACTTGTCGATTCAACCATCCTGATCGTCTAG TTTTAAATTTTCCACTTCCACTGGGTCAAACCATTCTCCCTACTCCGGAATCCATGCTGCTAAATTCATCTGCAAACTTCATGCAAGGCTTTGATTTTCATGCGGCACACATGCCT GTTGGACCTGGGCCAGTCACCTATCCCCAGAGGCCTGGAGCAACTGTTTGTGAT TTCTACATGAAGACAGGATTTTGCAAGTTTGCTGACCGATGCAAGTTTCACCACCCAATTGATCGTTCTGCTCCCGATCCCTCTGCAAACTGGGAGCCTGCTGAGGAGTCTGTGCAGCTTACTCTTGCTGGCCTACCAAGAAGAGAG GATGCCGTGGTATGTGCCTTCTACATGAAGACTGGCGTGTGCAAGTTTGGTATGCAGTGCAAGTTCGACCACCCACCCCCTCAGGAGGCTATCGCCAAGGTGTCGAATTCAGGGAGCTGA
- the LOC127786142 gene encoding zinc finger CCCH domain-containing protein 8 isoform X2: MSDPFYPHGHGGAAGGEGAAAAGYSSYEVDLIAARYGGRPLANPSSAAADLDARLAGARRSMGVLYHQPIMGSHSTVEQIEALYSSNTMTKRPRLESSLPIYPQRPGEKDCAFYMMTRTCKFGGSCKFDHPQWVPEGGIPNWKEAANVEESYPEQQGEPDCPFFMKTGKCKFGSKCKFNHPKEKVNALASGKTNDKHLIADSSILPVRPSEPLCSFYAKTGKCKFRAMCKFNHPKDIEIPSSQNEPKSAVTVEGETDIGSAADSVSAKMQTPVAAAQEFNSKGLPMRPGEVDCPFYMKMGSCKFGSTCRFNHPDRLVLNFPLPLGQTILPTPESMLLNSSANFMQGFDFHAAHMPVGPGPVTYPQRPGATVCDFYMKTGFCKFADRCKFHHPIDRSAPDPSANWEPAEESVQLTLAGLPRREDAVVCAFYMKTGVCKFGMQCKFDHPPPQEAIAKVSNSGS; encoded by the exons ATGTCGGACCCCTTCTACCcgcacggccacggcggcgccgcgggcggcgagggcgcggccgcggcggggtaCTCGTCCTACGAGGTCGACCTCATCGCGGCCCGCTACGGCGGCCGCCCGCTCGCCAACCcttcctcggccgccgccgacctcgacgCGCGGCTGGCCGGTGCGAGGCGATCCATGGGAG TTCTCTATCATCAGCCAATTATGGGAAGCCATAGTACTGTTGAACAGATTGAGGCTTTGTATTCTTCAAATACTATGACCAAACGCCCTAGGCTTGAAAGCAGCCTTCCTATATATCCACAGCGACCGGGGGAAAAGGACTGTGCCTTCTATATGATGACCCGAACCTGTAAATTCGGAGGTTCCTGCAAATTTGACCATCCACAATGGGTTCCAGAGGGTGGGATTCCAAATTGGAAAGAG GCTGCAAATGTTGAAGAATCCTATCCAGAACAACAAGGGGAACCAGATTGTCCT TTTTTTATGAAGACTGGTAAATGCAAGTTTGGATCGAAATGCAAGTTCAATCATCCAAAGGAAAAGGTTAATGCATTAGCGTCTGGAAAAACCAATGAT AAGCATCTAATTGCTGATAGTTCTATCTTACCAGTGAGGCCTTCTGAGCCACTTTGTTCT TTTTATGCAAAAACAGGCAAATGCAAATTTCGTGCAATGTGTAAGTTCAATCATCCCAAGGATATTGAAATACCTTCAAGTCAAAATGAACCCAAAAGTGCAGTGACTGTTGAAGGAGAAACGGATATTGGTTCAGCAGCTGATTCAGTTTCAGCGAAGATGCAAACTCCAGTTGCTGCTGCGCAAGAGTTTAACTCTAAAGGGCTGCCTATGAGACCA GGTGAAGTTGATTGTCCTTTTTACATGAAGATGGGCAG TTGCAAGTTCGGTTCTACTTGTCGATTCAACCATCCTGATCGTCTAG TTTTAAATTTTCCACTTCCACTGGGTCAAACCATTCTCCCTACTCCGGAATCCATGCTGCTAAATTCATCTGCAAACTTCATGCAAGGCTTTGATTTTCATGCGGCACACATGCCT GTTGGACCTGGGCCAGTCACCTATCCCCAGAGGCCTGGAGCAACTGTTTGTGAT TTCTACATGAAGACAGGATTTTGCAAGTTTGCTGACCGATGCAAGTTTCACCACCCAATTGATCGTTCTGCTCCCGATCCCTCTGCAAACTGGGAGCCTGCTGAGGAGTCTGTGCAGCTTACTCTTGCTGGCCTACCAAGAAGAGAG GATGCCGTGGTATGTGCCTTCTACATGAAGACTGGCGTGTGCAAGTTTGGTATGCAGTGCAAGTTCGACCACCCACCCCCTCAGGAGGCTATCGCCAAGGTGTCGAATTCAGGGAGCTGA
- the LOC127763779 gene encoding uncharacterized protein LOC127763779, producing MVGWRAAGGARVVLRRLSAAAEAAAKQDGRVFAASYSGSSGGVNAPFGLGQYANLLRAQAFASRGVVLNFHQLIRNAGISTTRNLLAADDAMVPVSSPLTPPLGDGEQTDKKGAVVKRLKVQAIKKDIKQSPKKVNLVAKLVRGMRVEDALLQLQVTVKRAAKTVYQVIHSARANAAHNHGLDPDKLIVEEAFVGKGLYLKRLSYHAKGRCGVMVRPRCRLTVVVREATAEEEAKIAKLRVSNYKKLTRKEKQLMPHRLIEVSPRWARKRKEEAGAAA from the exons ATGGTGggctggcgggcggcgggcggcgctcgTGTCGTTCTTCGCCGGctcagcgcggcggcggaggcggcggcgaagcaggaCGGCCGTGTGTTCGCTGCCAGCTATAGCGGCAGCAGTGGCGGCGTGAATGCTCCGTTTGGCTTGG GCCAATATGCAAACCTTTTGAGGGCACAAGCTTTTGCATCCAGGGGAGTCGTGCTGAACTTCCATCAGCTGATCCGCAATGCT ggAATATCTACCACAAGGAACCTGCTTGCTGCAGATGATGCTATGGTTCCTGTTTCTTCTCCTTTGACACCTCCACTTGGTGATGGAGAACAAACTGACAAAAAGGGAGCAGTTGTTAAGCGGCTGAAGGTCCAAGCCATCAAGAAGGATATCAAGCAG AGCCCCAAGAAGGTGAATCTGGTAGCAAAGCTGGTTCGAGGAATGCGTGTGGAAGATGCCCTGTTGCAGTTGCAAGTGACAGTTAAAAGGGCTGCAAAAACTGTATATCAG GTGATTCATTCTGCTCGTGCCAATGCAGCTCACAATCACGGACTGGATCCTGATAAACTTATTGTGG AAGAGGCTTTTGTTGGGAAAGGACTTTACCTGAAGAGGTTGTCCTACCATGCCAAAGGGCGGTGTGGCGTCATGGTGAGACCGAGGTGCAGACTGACAGTAGTGGTTCGAGAGGCTACCGCTGAGGAAGAGGCAAAGATCGCGAAACTCAGAGTCAGCAACTATAAGAAGCTGACCAGAAAGGAGAAGCAGCTAATGCCGCACCGTCTTATCGAGGTTAGCCCGAGGTGGGCTCGCAAGAGGAAAGAGGAGGCTGGTGCTGCTGCGTAG
- the LOC127760553 gene encoding pentatricopeptide repeat-containing protein At4g36680, mitochondrial-like produces MATAAVFSASARRLLSTVAGGAGAGSAAELPVSIGHLRSLARAGRLADIDAALAPHLASHSVAAVSALSSVGLPDRASALLATIRNPTAAHLNALLAPLLRRHRLVGLVPTLLAAHPSVPRDDATEGIHAKALCIATGADSALHLLQRESPPPSLQLFTSVIDSYYKQRKPHRAEQLWREMVEDHGIVPDAAAHNVRITYKAATGTVEEVKELIRAMREDAGLQPDIVSHNGLMRAMARHGRVDEMMEVYKRLEKGSASAAAEGKSAPDCATYTCVVAALCKAGRWSEADDVFYEAVKRRKLADLGTARVLVRGLKEAGKGRAARRVVIGLRKKFPDRFDGPWKDLEELAGIAGEDEEGDVEGEDDEQPPATTTTTAA; encoded by the coding sequence atggccaccgccgccgtatTCTCCGCCTcggcccgccgcctcctctccaccgtcgccggcggcgccggggccggatccgccgccgagctccccgTCTCGATTGGCCACCTCCGCAGCCTCGCCCGCGCGGGCCGCCTCGCCGACATcgacgccgccctcgcgccgcaCCTGGCGTCCCACTCCGTCGCGGCGGTCTCCGCCCTCTCCTCGGTGGGCCTCCCCGACCGCGCCTCCGCACTCCTCGCCACCATCCGGAACCCAACCGCCGCGCACCTCAACGCGCTCCTGGccccgctcctccgccgccaccgcctcgtgGGCCTCGTCCCCACCCTCCTTGCGGCGCACCCCTCCGTCCCGCGCGACGACGCCACGGAGGGCATCCACGCCAAGGCCCTCTGCatcgccaccggcgccgactccgcgctccacctcctccagcgggagtcgccgccgccgtccctccAGCTCTTCACCAGCGTCATCGACTCCTACTACAAGCAGCGCAAGCCCCACCGCGCCGAGCAGCTGTGGCGCGAGATGGTCGAGGACCACGGCATcgtccccgacgccgccgcccacaaCGTCAGGATCACCTACAAGGCCGCCACCGGCACGGTGGAGGAGGTCAAGGAGCTGATCCGCGCCATGCGCGAGGACGCCGGCCTCCAGCCGGACATCGTCTCCCACAACGGGCTGATGCGCGCGATGGCGCGGCACGGGAGGGTGGACGAGATGATGGAGGTGTACAAGAGGCTGGAGAAGGGtagcgcctccgccgcggcggagggcaAGTCGGCGCCGGACTGCGCGACGTACACCTGCGTGGTGGCCGCGCTGTGCAAGGCGGGGCGGTGGTCGGAGGCGGACGACGTGTTCTACGAGGCGGTGAAGCGGAGGAAGCTGGCCGACCTCGGGACAGCGCGCGTTCTGGTGCGAGGCCTCAAGGAGGCCGGCAaggggcgggcggcgaggcgggtggTGATCGGGCTGCGCAAGAAGTTCCCCGACCGCTTCGACGGCCCGTGGAAGGATCTCGAGGAGTTGGCCGGGATCGCCGGCGAGGATGAGGAGGGCGATGTCGAAGGGGAGGACGacgagcagccgccggcgacgacgacgaccactgCCGCGTGA
- the LOC127760554 gene encoding berberine bridge enzyme-like Cyn d 4 has protein sequence MLRLLRVLLACCICCLVLCSAYSANLVQIASPRTLRPVLVLTPVTADEVRAYVVCCRDHGLTVRARSGGHDYEGLSYCSLRPSGNGEGAARFAVVDVAALQAVRVDAARGVPRTKAGATRAVCRIGAAGLPPPPPVSSGNRS, from the coding sequence ATGCTCAGGTTGCTGAGGGTGCTCCTAGCCTGCTGTATTTGTTGTCTTGTGCTATGTTCAGCATACAGTGCTAATCTAGTGCAAATCGCCTCGCCGCGGACGCTCCGCCCTGTGCTGGTGCTCACGCCGGTCACCGCTGACGAGGTGCGCGCCTACGTCGTCTGCTGCCGCGACCACGGCCTCACCGTCCGCGCGCGCAGCGGCGGGCACGACTACGAGGGCCTCTCGTACTGCTCGCTCCGGCCGTCCGGCAACGGCGAGGGGGCAGCACGtttcgccgtcgtcgacgtcgccgcgctCCAGGCGGTGCGGGTGGACGCGGCGAGGGGAGTGCCGCGCACCAAGGCGGGGGCCACGCGCGCCGTCTGCCGCATCGGCGCCGCTGGActcccgcctcccccaccggtCTCCTCCGGAAACAGATCTTAA
- the LOC127755623 gene encoding uncharacterized protein LOC127755623, producing MLRRLPLRLAPTLAGGGGGAIPHRVLRGACTAAPASRPPPDPLSPSDLDAVSALLPRLVSAGNVPAAGRLLTAALLLPGSTERLPFSPLAAHLASMPTLTPAFALLTAIRHHPLRPSPLPLATPLLGHLLSRRRAREAASVVRWLCRPDSPQRPDSATFAVAVAGLCRLEDPRNALAALREMAVDGIRISGKLRESVRDAMLQDARIEEAWALEAAMKQPDSGKLAELVQKLLEEWED from the coding sequence ATGCTGCGCCGCCTACCGCTCCGCCTCGCGCcgacgctcgccggcggcggcggcggcgccatccccCACCGCGTCCTTCGCGGCGCGTGCACCGCCGCGCCAGCCTCCAGGCCCCCGCCCGACCCGCTCTCCCCGTCCGACCTCGACGCCGTCTCCGCGCTCCTCCCGCGCCTCGTCTCGGCGGGGaacgtccccgccgccggccgcctcctcaccgccgcgctcctcctcccggGCTCCACGGAGCGCCTCCCGTTCTCCCCGCTCGCCGCGCACCTCGCCTCCATGCCCACCCTCACCCCGGCCTTCGCGCTCCTCACCGCCATCCGCCACCACCCGCTCCGCCCCTCGCCGCTGCCCCTCGCCACGCCGCTCCTCGGCCACCtcctctcgcgccgccgcgcccgcgaggccgcctccgtcgtccgcTGGCTCTGCCGCCCGGACTCCCCGCAGCGGCCCGACAGCGCCACcttcgctgtcgccgtcgcgggGCTCTGCCGGCTCGAGGACCCCAGGaacgcgctcgccgcgctccgggAGATGGCCGTGGACGGGATACGGATCTCGGGGAAGCTGCGGGAGTCGGTGCGGGACGCGATGCTGCAGGACGCGAGGATCGAGGAGGCGTGGGCGCTGGAGGCGGCGATGAAGCAGCCGGACTCCGGCAAGCTGGCTGAGCTGGTCCAGAAGCTTCTCGAAGAGTGGGAGGACTGA